The region AAGCAGCCCGCTGTTAAAACTCGACTAAATTATGTTGTTGATTATAGCCGTCATTTTAATGGCATTTGATGGATATACTTTCAACATATAACCAGTTCTACAGGATCTCCAGGACAGATTTCTTGGCAAAAGCGCTTAAACAGTAAAATCATGTTTATCCTCTATGaaccctcctccacctcctctttaaTAGGAGAGATTGAGGTGATTAATTAGTGGCCACAGTTGAAATTACAGGTCAAGAGATGCGCTCTGGCCCAGAGCCATTTCCCCATACTCAACcattacaaaacacaacatgttctGTGTATCCTAAAGGCCAAATAAATATGTTGAATGCATTCCCTTCcttgtaaaacatttgcagagaTGATTTCTGGAAAAATATGGAACCTACATTGCTTTCAAGCAGTCTACTTCTTCTCTCCTGactttgttggtgcattgctgCATTTCTTACCACGTTACCACCGCCACCTGTTGCATGAAACCATCGGCAGGACTGTGCATCACATCGCCCATATGCACTATGCATACACGTGCTTCCTAGTCCACATGCCCgagacacagacaaaacaggaaccAAAAGCTCCACGGGGTACCTTTAATAGAACAGCATGtccattttttgtctttgccaTACCTACTTTTCAACCTCTAAAATCAAGTCTCACCTGACATTATGTCCCACCCTAAAACCAAGCAGGAGTGCATTTAACTATGGAAAAACACCAGCATATCATATCTTTAATGGGCTCTTTAATAGCTAAGGTGTACTTATGTACTAAGTTGAAGACTTTCTTAATAAAAAAGTTTTGGATCACACTGTGAAAGCCAGTTGtcagacagaggagcagagagacaaatTAACCTAAATTAGGCAGATTCAACCCAGCCAGGTAAGGTCCCCCTGAGGTGAGGTAAACAACACGTTTGTCAGatccaacagaaaaaaacactcccTCAGAGCCCTCATGTGttttcacatacagtacatgcacataggtctacacacacacacgcagaagaACACATATAagcagacacataaacacacacaaacctacacACCCACACCGAACAGATGGGGGTCTCTCCCATCTCAAGCTATGCGACTGGAGAGACAATTAACACCCTGAGCGCTCCCAGCACAAACAGATTGGCGGAGTCACCACTGAGCcaaaaagaacaacagaaacGGAGACAGTGCAGGAGATGACAAATTTGgaggtgagaagagagaaggggaaaaagtgctttttttatCTTGACAAAGAGAAGAGTCTTGGCAAGCAGTTGAAGAGAAGCACAggtgacacagacagaaagagagacgggCAACGTGTACAGAGGGATGGACAAACAGATGGACCACATGTGGTACTGGCAAGCCACTGATTTCCACAACTAGCCAGCAAGCCAGTCCATCAGCTGTTCAAACAAACAGATACAGTCAGAGAACCGTCCGGCCAACTACTCCAGCCAAATGAGAGGACATGAGAGTAGAAAGGGATGAGGTAGGAGCAAATAGAGAGGGACAAGGGTGATAATGATGGTGGCAATGATAAAACATCCCCAGACCACACGGAGAGGAGTGTTAAGAGTCGGAGAAAAAAGGATGGgatggaaacagagaggaggaggaggaagagaagaagaggaggagaggatctAGAGGAACAGAGGCAGAAACACAGTTCTGTTTCCTTCCAACAACCCTGAGATGAGTCATCATGAGTGGGCTGCCCGCTCGCCTGGCAAGTACTAAAATACACCACATACAAAAAAAGGCATAATACGCACTCACTCACGCATGTACACACTTCAGACAATCAAACATGCACAAAGGAGATgtcaaacacatgcacgcataACTGTCCACACCaaaccttacacacacacacacacacacacacacacacacacacacacacacacacacaaactcaggaACAGCAGAGCAGACTAAAGACATGACCTATCGAGATCATGACTGGATAAACTCAACATTTAGGCCTGTaggatatctgtgtgtgtgtgtgtgtgtgtgtgtgtgtgtgtgtgggcctaCCTGGTGTCCATGCAGTGTATACAGTAGCTTGCCCTCGACAAGGTCCAGTATCTTCATTGTGGAATCGCTGGACGCAGTGATGAGGAAATTACCAGCCGGGTGGAAAGACAAGCTGTTCACCACACCACTGTGGactgaaaaagacacacacacacacacacacacacacacacacacacactttatgaCAGGACTAGAACAGACATTGTGTTACTGTaattcaaactgtgtgtgtatccttgtgCAATTcaagacaaaaagtaaaaatcacaGTGTTGTTCATTAGGCTTTAGTGTACTTTGCAGCTTTACATATTCACCTTTTCTGCCCGTTAAATAACATGGCAtgattaaatgtcttttttttaaatcatgatcACAATTATGATGACTATATATACTACATCATAGGGGAAGTTAAGAAttcaatgtcttgctcaaggacacttcagcaggccAGATGCTTGCTAACAGGGTTGCCTGGATGCCACTGGAGTGCAGTGCTGCTGTACATCACAATGCCTCGGCTGCTGTGTAACTTGAGAAAGGCTTAACATCAGGTTTACCTTAGCACATATCAATACGTCAAGTATAGTAGCCTATAGTAAGTAATCAAAACTTCCCTAGATCTGAAATCATTCTGCCATGCCGTGACTGGTTTCTTGACTGAAACAGAATGAGGACAGCAGACATTCGACAAGCGACATGGtccctctgctggctgcaaGATGCTATGACACATATACGGTATACTGATACCATAGCTGCAAAAAGATGCTGAAAAGCTGCACGCAACTATAGGGAGCAGAAGGAATGTATTCTTTGGTTATGGCTTAGGTTCATCCAAGGATAGTGAGAAATGTAAACactcaaaaaaacacaacctgttGAATTAACCACCCAACAGCAAGCTAAGATGGCTAAAAGGCAACTAAACATACTACCAATTACCAATTCCTTACATGGGTATCTAACAGTAACCACACCACATTTTAACCACAAAATTGGCACAGTTGGTAATTAACTACATTACGTGAAGTGAAGCACAGTGGAAAGGAGcagaaacgagaggagaggaaaagctTTTATCTTCATGCCCCATCTCCTCAGACAGATGTGATTGTCCATTATTAGATCTCACAACTCAAATCCACTTAAGAGAGCTGATTAGAGCAATCAGACTGGCAAACTGACAAGATGCATCAACATTTGGTTTTATTGAAAATGTAAGAAATCATGAATCTTGATCACCACTTTAATTGTGAGCTTTTAAAGCTTAATTTTATCTTGGTGTTATTTCAGTAATTTGTCGTAAACCTCGGCTGTATTTTTCACCTTGTTTAAAGGTGAGGCTTTACTGTATTGCAGAGTCTGGAGGGAGTGGATGATAAGACTTTGACTGTTTGCCATGTAAGCCCAAGACATTGAACTCCTGTGTGGGCTTGCCTTCACTCTGTTAGGGATCCAGCATATTATAAAAGCCTGTGttgtttaaatataaaacatccaTTAATGTAATAGCTATAAGGCATCAGGAGTGGCTATACTGAGAGTCttacagcaacaaaatgtagtaaatgCTTCTATAAATGTTTAAGTATGGCTTCTGATTGTTATTCACTTGTTAATATGATTGTCATTTATTGATGCAAATAACATATACAGTGATTGAATGCAAATAGTGGTTTTGCTGTAGCAATTGATCATGACCTTCAAATGACTTCATTGTAAACTAAATACTTCGTTTACACTGTTTTTGAGGTGTCTTTACCTTGGTAGTGCTGTAGCATCTTATGGGATCTGATGTCCCACACCTTGACAGAGTTGTCAGTACTGGCCGCAGCGATGCACGTTCCACTAGGATGGAAATCCACATGGTTTGCATAACttgggagaaagaaaacatgacatttaatgaATTTAGGTCTTTGGTCAAGATTTTATGGTATTTGTATAATACAGAAGTTTAATGCAACTAACACAAAAACCCTTGTTCTAAAATATTACTTGTAAACAACTGCCAGAAAAAACTTTGACTTGGAATATTTTTTACACAATTCAAGTAAAAATACCAGaagaaacactgacaaaaaatatGGATTCTGCTTGTTCTCTCATCACAATTccttctcccacacacacacacacacacacacacacacacatcagaacATTTGTTATACACATTTTCCCCCATGCATCGTTCCTGTCTCAAGTGCTCACCCAGCATGTTCATAGAAAGAATGAATACACTCTCTGCTGTTCTTGTCCCACAGCTTTATAGTCTTATCGTCACTGGACGACACAATCAAACGATCGTCTGGTGAAAACCTGCAAGAATTGTATTGGAAATTCTAGATCAAAACATGCTGCTTCAGCTTCAATTTTACTAATGACATGTTAgcaatgaagaaaaaaagaaatgtatagaGCCTTTGTAtatacaaatgtaaacaattaaCAATATAATAAGTAGAAATATCTGCAGCAGCTAATGATATCTAATTGCAaaaactgtatgtatgtatgttcatgtgtgtgtgcatcgtACTTGGCACAGCGGACCCAGTTGATGTGCTGgttgagagagaagagaaacttTTGCCTGTGGACAGTCCAGACTTTGATGGTCTTGTCATCAGAGGCTGTGACCAGATTCTGTCCGTCACCAGAGAAGTTAACGCTGCGCACGGTGGCAGTGTGAGCCCTGAAAGCTGTTGACTCAGCCTTTctgtacacacgcacacacaaacaccaagaCAACGCtaaagtttaaaacaaacaatcaaaaaccAGTGGGTGTTCAAAAATGTGTGCCTTCTTCTGTTCTGGCAGAAGCAGGGGATTCAGTATAACTGTCGTTTTGTCGTTTTTATGAGTCAGCCTCAGTCCTTTGTGGTAGCTTTCTAGTGGAATACAATAATAATGAGAGATGATAGAGATGTACTAAAAGACAAAAGGTGGAATACTTCACAACTCACATGCTGGGCACCCAAAGACGTACAGTCTTGTCTCTGGAGGCAGAGGCCACCAGGTGGCCAGAGGGGGAAAACTGAACGGAAATGACAGCATCTTTGTGTCCATCAAAACGATACGCTCGCATCTGAGGTTTCATGTTCCAGATCATCACACAAGAGTCCATGGAGCCTGTggctgggagaggagggagcacAGGTGAGTGAATTAAACACATTGTGTATGACCGCAGAAAACAAgccacacaaaaaataaaataaaaagacaaccGCAAATTATGgccacagacacatacacatacacaagacaCAGAGTAAAATGAGGTAGCAGTTACCGATCTGTTTCGTGTTGCAGCTGAAGTCCACACTCGTCACAGTGTCCCTGTGACCCTTGAAACGTCTCTCTAGAGTTGGATCCGACTGtatggagaaagagaggcagacagatagCTTGCAGCAGCTACATATTAAACTTGTTTCAAATCTTAGGTACTTCTCAATACCAATTAAATagtcatgactaaataagcaacgATCAAAGTTCAAAATTTGAAATTTTGAAAGAAATCATCCTTGGGTATCATATATTaagtttaacactcaaaaactgCTAATCggcttcatcaggactgtgtgagtgtgtgatatGATTGACAGTGGCCCGGCAACATGAGCAAACAACCCCATAATTGTCATACGTAGctaaaaactgatgacattctctGCAATGAGTTAAGAGTTTGTACAACTAACTGTATTCTGTTTTCAATACAGCTAGTAGGCAACCAAAACAGGGTAAAGTGTTGGCCCGTAAAATATTGATAATATGGTCATAAAAATGCTACTGAGAATCTAGCTACAGACATTACATAGCCAAAAGTATTAGGACACCAgaacaaagtgtgtgttcacCAAAGGCCTTTTCTCTgaagacatttttacatgtcacagtaggaaaagcgCAGGTGTTTAAATTTAATGATGGCTAAATTCCATtaagctgcttcagtttcagggtcctggtgttgtgcatgctggttcacTGTCATGGCTTGCTGAGACACTTGAATataacagagccatcattaatgttattagaaACACCTGCGCCTTccctactatgacaagtcaaaatgtctgcagtcaAAAAGGCCTATTACGCCCATATATCAAGGTCAGAAATATATAATGCAGATATATATGATTGTTAAAAATTTCCTTCCTAAACTACAGGTATTAATATGCAAcaataacagcctccactcttctgggaaagCTTTCCACTTTGAACTAATtcatgaaaaacagccccacctcaaaacataaaaaatgtggACCGGTTTTGACAATATAGTACATCTGCTACAAAAAACAGTGTACTTGTTCCTATACACCAAAGTCTATTTAAATCTAGGCCAACCAACCAATTAACACTCGTTTTGAGGCTAGACGTGGAGTTGTCATCACTGGCTGATTGTGAGGAATTAACATGTGGTGATGTCTTAATTTGTCTCCAGTCCACAGATATTCTTTTATAAACTATGTCAAATAAGGAAACACGTCAAACTCAGCGGCCCAGAGTTTAGCCCTGCGCTTAGCCTGCCAGGGACCAGTTCCTATTTTTTGGCACCGCAAACAATCTTTACCagtcaaataaacattttttcaaGTGTTGTGTTTGAAAACGTACACCTAAATTGACAGAGGTTGGGCTTCGGGTCTCTAAATCCTATTCAAGACTGCAGGATCATTATGCATCGTGACAGGAAGTGCTGCCTGAGAAGCCTAGTTCAGGGTGAAATGCTCTACTCAAACAGCAAGCTGAGTTACCAAGGAGACGCAAGCTGTGGCATTTGCCGTTAAGCTAGCTGTTGAACTCGGAGGAAGAGTAGAGAGGATTTTCGCTGGCGCATGTTTTTGTGTAAGGGGGCATTTGTAACATGGCAGAGCTGCACATTATAGGCCAGATCGTTGGGGCCAGTGGTTTCCCACAAAACAGCCTATTTTGCAAATGGGGAGTTCATACGGGAGGAGCATGGCGTCTTCTGTCTGGGCTGAAGGAGGGTCAGACCCAGGTGGATATCCCCCAAACAGGAGACATGGCGTACTGGAGTCATCCTATTGATCTGCACTACGCGACTAAGGGACTTCAAGGCTGGCCAAAGCTTCACCTTCAAGTGTGGCACCAAGACTCTTTTGGACGCTGCCAGCTGTACGGTTACGGGTACTGTCATGTCCCCTCTAGCCCCGGACACCACCGGATAAGCTGTGCGACCTGGAGGCCGCTCGGCTCCTGGCAAGAGCAGTTGGCGCAAATGTTTGTCGGCGGAGGTCCGCAGCTCCGCACCCCGGACCTCGTATACAGCGGGGCGGACAGATACAGACTGCACACCGAAGCCATGGGAACcgtggagctggagctgggcATTATTGTGAGACACTTCGACAAATATGGCGTCGAGAGTTAACACGGTGAAATGAAAAGGACTCTAGGAcattgtcatggagatggtgaTGAACCCCCTATTGTGTAGGCGGGGGTCTgacttgttttgtatttttttttaaatatttgtttgcgTTTTTTATATACCAGGTGTATAAATAAAGAAACTATTGTCTTAACGAAGTTGGTTCCTTGTTGAtatgcccccctccctcccccgcGACCCTTATGGATAAGCGGATATAACCGATGGATGGAAATTAACCAGATCATCCATAATTAAGCCTTACATTTATCTTCTTCCTACATTGTCACGTAGAAAGTTCTTAagatgtatttaaatgtatgtaatattCAACCGACCCAGATCACTGCAACACATTACACTGCCcataactatatattttttttactagcttttgtattttgaattatatttttctgACCTTGATTGACATTCTTAAGAAACCCttttgaaaatcttttttttttaaccttgatACTGCTCAACACATAAACAGGATGAACATAGATGAGTTAAGTTGTTGTCAGCTATGGAGATACAAGCCATGCATGAACCAGGGTGCTATAAAAACGAAACTACAATATAGTTGTTTAAACTGATCcaaaaactgacaacaaactAATTCAagctgcaaaatgtatttaagaagGTCTACATGGGCAACAGGATTTAAAGCTATGTGATCAGATGGTTTATAGGGACTTGAAGTTGACCTCACACAGACTTCTGCCTTTCATTATTCAATCAGTTAGCCAGATGCAAGTGATTTTCTCAATAtttcaaggttcaaggtacCTTTATTTGTCATTCTACAACTACATATGAAATTAAAGTTGTAGTCCCCCCTCAgcctacacacagacatataactataaatacaaataaatacataaatcaacaaataaCCTCTTCCACCTCACTCATCTATTCAGCACCATCCTACATCGCAAACTTGACTGACATTCATGTTATGGGTGTTGAATTACAACAACTGAAAGGCAAATAAAGTATCAAATCCGTAACTGCAACCCAAATATGACAGCATACATAAAACGATACAATAAAAACTCTCGGTAGCTCAATTTACTGCAGTGAGACGATGTATATATTGCAGTAAAAGCAAGGCAGGCAATTAATTAACTTaaaccacaaaaagaaaagcaagttTAAAAGTGTTCGTGTCACAGTGGGTAGATTTCTATTTCTGAGGTTTTAGTTGCTCATAAGCTCTGGAATGAGTTTTGCTGTAGACTTGACCTGTACAGACTTATAATGTACTGTAGAAGATATTTTTTGAAATAAATTTCCATATATGTGACATGAAGACCCATTTGTCCCTGACACTCATTTGTGTCCTACCGTTATTTCGACCCTAGACGTACCTACTACAGATGCCTCCTCTAACTCAAAACAGTGCCTAAAATAactttgagacatttcactcaggTCACATACAACAGGGGTAAAACTAGCcctcatttcagaatcagaatcagaatcagaaacggTTTATtaccaagtaacatacattacaaggaatttgccgtggtctgatggtgctttaacatataatctgacagacaacaaacatgtaatttTTGATGAAGCCTGGCTAAAAAATAGGACTGGGCTACATGATGTTCAAGAGAAAGTCCCCCGATCATATAAAAACAACTCTCTGTTGCTGccatttacttttacttgtaagtaGCGACAGTGATGCTGCGAACAAGAAACGAACTTCAGCTGAGGAGCACAAGTAACAAGTGCCGCACAGCTAACGTACACTCACCAGTGCCGAAGTCATCTTTGCTGATATCGGAGACAAAACAGCCGGTGAAAGCGACTGTTCTGACCGTTACAGCCGTTACTGTACTCCACTTCTTTATTACAGAGAACGAGGGAAACGATATTGTACTCTTAGCTCACCGGCTAACGCTAGCTTAGAACTACATTAGCTGATAGTTGCTGACAACAACAAAGTTCAGTTTACGCGCCGCGATTGGGCGCCGAGCCTCTGGTCCGATTTCTTAAAGGGAAAGTCGTACCGTTAATAACGTTTCTGTGCGTCTAAACTTCGATGTCACATAGATAAGAAGTACACGTatgatgaaacaaaatgctATATAGTTGAGAGATCAAGAGTAAATGAATGATGTGAAATTAATCCATCCAgatattcaatatttaatttcaAGTGTAGTGACGCCCCTTAATCGCCAGGTGTCAGCAGTGTAGCAGCGTTAGAACTCTTTATCATTATGGATGTACTGTATGGTTCTATCGAGGAAGGGGAAAAACTCAGTTTTATATCAAATTCATGCACCAAGTCCTTGACAAATATCGAAGGTTTTTAAACGTGGCATTTTCCAAAGTAGCCTGTATCTATAAACCTCTTGTTAAATGTAAACGTAAACGTAATTGTTCATGCAGGCAGGAAATATGTGATGGGTTAATTACTAtcagccagtggtggaaagtaaatgtatttttactcaaGGACTGTTATGTACAGTGTATGTTAAGTACTTGCactttgcttgagtatttctattttatgctacaaCAGTTACTAGTGCATTATTGATAACAAtccaataacataataataatcttaCTCCGTCCACCACTGCTTTTAGCACATGCTGCACTGAAAACAACAGTTCTCTGCACCTACATCTGTGCAAATGATTTGCATGACTATGGCTGCATTTCCCTGCTAGAGGGTCCCTGGGGTAAAAATGAGCTGCTGGGGCCCTTTTAAAATCCTGCTCCACACACTCTCTGTGTAGTATGTGCAGTTTTTCTAGGCTGTGATACTACTAGGCTCAGATTTTCTGTGTGGTTCGGGTTAGGGACATACAACATATACAAGTACAAAAGTGAAACAATTAAGATTTTAAACACAATTTCATACAGGTTCCGTCCTTAAGACAGGTGCCGTTGCTGGTGGGTAATCCAGCTTTGTGTGTTACATATGAAATTGTTCAACATGTTGTCACCATAGTAAACACATAGGTGACCTAACTGAATAACCTGTTCACCTAACCTGAAGtgtaatatgtgtttgttttacacaacACGGCCTGTTATACTGCCAATAAGAGAAGTCTAAAAACACAGTTCCAGTTCAGAATACAATTAGCACATTGTTTGTATGgctacaaaaatgtaaaacaggtGGCAAGAGTAAACAAAAACTGCATATAAACAAATGCTGatttaatatgtgtgtatgtaaaagtGTTGTATTTCAAGAGTCATTCACTCAAGAAATAACCCATTGTGTTGACCTTTTCAGTATCAACACAAAACCTTTCTTTAACCAAATCCCCTGTGGGAGCTGGATGGTTGCTGTGTCACATCAACAACAATTCACACTACAGAAACTATCATAAGTTCCTTTCCTTACCCCATAGCTGTATGGCATGACTGGCTgtaattatgttgttttcataGTATTTTCACACCATGTAGTCATGTTTTGGTTTATGGATGTATTTGCAAAAACATGCCTGGTAACCCAAGAGCATCTACAGATTTAAGAAAATACTTGCTTGTAACACCCTCAGCAGATTATTCAAAGGCATTTACAAGACCTACAAAACTTGTTCAGATGTGAGTTCAGATAAGGCTTTTGTTAAGCTGTAGCACCACCAACTCCTTTTTCAGATATTTACTTCCTTTTACTCCTTTTTCAAACTGTGATGAGTGTGAATCAAGGATCACATTCCTTTGCACCCTGAAGGTGTTGATTATTGTTCAACGCAAGTAGTGATTAATTTACTTGCTCTAtgggaagaaataaaacatatctCCCTTCCTGCCAGCCTCACACTTATTCTAATTACAGTAAAGTAGACAGTCAACTCCATAAACtctgtatgacacacacacccataggtttatattgttttgtgaatagttacaataatacaataatgtaCATTACACATGGCACACTTTCTATGCACTGCAGTATAAAGCAGACCACGCAATGCAACccatcaacatgtttttttttcaacaatatGAACTTTTGACGGGAACAGTTCATGCTTCTTGGCAATTGTAAAACCACTTGTTTCCAGTCGATGGTGAATAGGgcgagaaggaaggaggaaaagaaacagactAATGATTCATATTAAGTAACCATAAAAGGAGTGTGGGGTTGTGATGAACTAACACACCTCtgtgttttacacacacacaggcagaggtTTACACACTTCAGCAGCCTTTACATCAAAACATTCAAGCCTTCTCGTTCATCTGAAAACTGTGTGAACAAAGTATCTGTGCTAATTGTTGGAGGGAATTAGGTTATACGTAACTGAAAATAAACCACACCATTTCCTTTTCAAGAAGAGAGGATGTTTTCAATGTTATTTGCTTTATCTGATGGACTCTTTGAGTCTTTTATGACTGCTATTTAAACCTGTAAAGGGCTCTGATCTTATATACAGTGGCCTTGTAGTTTAAAGTGACCcaaaagtaattaaaatcatTCACTACATATAATAAACGTAAATCAAAATGTGACTAAGTTAAAGGAATTTGGTATTTGGATGTAGAAGCTGTAATTATTTTCTTAACGTAtttgtgttctctgtgtgttttgtccaacaGATTTACAAAACGTGACATCAAACCAAAAGGCTGTCATTATGAAAGCCTTGGGAGGACTGATGTAATGTTTTTGACTGAATATGGAAAATGATctcacaacaacagcacatcTCACTTTGAAATATACAGTGTGAAACCATATTTGTCATGTGAGCGTCAACTGATGACAGCACGCACTgagtcacacaaacaaagagttTCCTGGTCTTTATTGGTTCATTATTAATACATATTATTTAGAAAGAAATTGCAGCAGCAGATCCATCATGTTGGATAGCTCTTATACTCACAATAGATTTTCATATAAAGGATCAGTTTTATGAGAGAAACATTCCACAACATCCTACCTCCTCACCTTTGCTCTGTCAACTCATTCAGAGCCAAACAACGCCAGAGAGGGAATTTCTGCTCCATTGTTCTCTTCTCCAGCTTTAAGGCATAAGTGTCAGGCAAGGCTACCATTACGACTATGCTAAACCAGCGGTGGTTTAACAACTATATAGCTCATGAATGAGGAAATGTGAAGACTCATAGATTCACTGAACTGTGGATCTGCCTCATTGCATTGATTGTCTGTTAATGGTCCATTACAAAAGGAGAGGAACTATTTGGATTTTTTGTTCCCTCTAGACACATAGTTATGTAATATTTGCTCAATGCATTACCTTTGAAGACCTTTTCTCTAACTGTGGTTGCAGAGTCAATAACAGCTCACAGTTCTCATTGTCAAAGTTTGGTGACATAGTGTTAAGTATTAATGCGCTTAAAACAGAGCTTTTTTGTTTAAAAGGTGTGTATAAAGGATTTATTAATTTAGGTGTATGCTGTACTGAAGAAAATTCCTAAAGGcaataatgaaatgtaaaaaagtttgtgaaaatgtcactATTATGTTATAATTTATCTGAAACCTATGTGAACATGTCTGTGCCCAGAACCATTGTGCTTATTGTTGGAGGGGAGTAGGATATACCTAACTGGAAATAAATCCTACTATTTCCTTTTCAGGAAGAGaggatgtttttaatgttatttgttttatctgttggagtcatttatttattattcactGAGTCTTTTATGGCTGCTATTCAAACCTGCAAAGGGCTTTAATCCTATCTCCCTTACTGTCAACTCTGATAGTAATTTCTTTGTTTAACAGGACAATATCCAAAAATCAAAGCAGTTTTCAATGTTTGAACCACATCCGTGATTATTGCCTCCATGTGCAGCCTCAGAATTCACAATTAATTATTA is a window of Enoplosus armatus isolate fEnoArm2 chromosome 3, fEnoArm2.hap1, whole genome shotgun sequence DNA encoding:
- the poc1a gene encoding POC1 centriolar protein homolog A, giving the protein MTSALSDPTLERRFKGHRDTVTSVDFSCNTKQIATGSMDSCVMIWNMKPQMRAYRFDGHKDAVISVQFSPSGHLVASASRDKTVRLWVPSIKAESTAFRAHTATVRSVNFSGDGQNLVTASDDKTIKVWTVHRQKFLFSLNQHINWVRCAKFSPDDRLIVSSSDDKTIKLWDKNSRECIHSFYEHAGYANHVDFHPSGTCIAAASTDNSVKVWDIRSHKMLQHYQVHSGVVNSLSFHPAGNFLITASSDSTMKILDLVEGKLLYTLHGHQGPVNCVAFSSTGEYFASGGSDEQVMVWKSNFDCAEGSDGVRLHNKTTSSLQEPPASSTAHPPFNSHPSVLRSQASEPSEHFNGQDSHAAAYTQSGSRSGSHSRATYSHTYRNPTTSSSSTHHTQTQGLPQHTTLVQAQSQAPDGGVPPGLASTLEHIIGQLDILTQTVSILEQRLTLTEDKLKECLENQMEIGLHLQRREEA
- the b9d2 gene encoding B9 domain-containing protein 2 is translated as MAELHIIGQIVGASGFPQNSLFCKWGVHTGGAWRLLSGLKEGQTQVDIPQTGDMAYWSHPIDLHYATKGLQGWPKLHLQVWHQDSFGRCQLYGYGYCHVPSSPGHHRISCATWRPLGSWQEQLAQMFVGGGPQLRTPDLVYSGADRYRLHTEAMGTVELELGIIVRHFDKYGVES